From Selenomonas sp. AB3002, one genomic window encodes:
- a CDS encoding MATE family efflux transporter produces MLILDRKAYLINYSFRYYMIAAIMTMAAMNLNSIINGILMGNLLGADAFSSINVAMPVVICISAIGALLAQGPANRIAQHLGAMDNNRANQVFTVSFGSMLAVCLTLSAIVAATDFSAFVVGLLPVDAELLPLVSKYIGVLMMGCMVIVFQNGLSLLVDVMGKPKVVTIGMIAGMVANAAFVVTSVKVLHMDIVGAAYATLFGALVCDMVLLGYIFKYSGMKLCRCPNWWKDFRSGIAYSLPSLVGTISVIVLMLVCNTYIMANQGANGMFVMSIGYSIISIGSMISNGVGMSYTAIGGMMIGQGDYRGVRLLFARGMFVTLLAPICFNIGGLFSRNLASLFGANTPELIELTGHALPMICVMLFSLGIVSSLTFLHVALGHRVISSVNSLMTLATITVSFMFLDYMLPPDQIWWAFPLATALSLLIILSDTMAVSMRSQGKLQLVSLIPKDDPERKMLDISVECTAKEETAAIDSLIRFLRENGASDWENSVVHCLDELMLNILNHSGCGSGSYMDLSVMLQEDKIAAYLRSEGKPFDPLKVKKDDHKIGMTIIFHYCSSLEYRYSYSQNIVLVSWDIVS; encoded by the coding sequence GTGTTGATTTTGGATCGTAAAGCTTATTTAATCAATTACAGTTTCAGGTACTACATGATTGCGGCCATTATGACCATGGCCGCAATGAACCTGAATAGCATCATAAACGGCATCCTTATGGGTAATCTGTTGGGTGCCGATGCTTTCTCGTCGATAAATGTTGCCATGCCGGTTGTAATCTGCATCAGCGCCATTGGCGCATTGTTGGCGCAGGGGCCGGCTAACCGCATTGCCCAGCATCTTGGGGCGATGGATAACAATCGCGCCAATCAGGTATTCACGGTCAGTTTTGGTTCTATGCTGGCCGTGTGCCTGACTCTGAGCGCAATCGTGGCGGCCACGGATTTTTCCGCCTTTGTGGTGGGTTTGCTGCCCGTTGACGCAGAGCTGCTCCCGCTGGTGAGTAAATACATCGGAGTATTGATGATGGGCTGTATGGTGATTGTTTTTCAGAACGGACTGTCATTGCTGGTTGACGTTATGGGCAAGCCTAAGGTTGTGACTATCGGCATGATTGCCGGTATGGTTGCTAATGCTGCTTTTGTCGTAACGAGCGTAAAAGTGTTGCACATGGATATTGTAGGCGCAGCCTATGCTACCTTGTTCGGTGCTTTGGTCTGTGACATGGTTCTGCTAGGTTATATTTTCAAGTATAGCGGAATGAAACTGTGTCGTTGCCCGAATTGGTGGAAAGACTTCCGTAGCGGTATAGCCTATTCTTTGCCCAGTTTGGTGGGGACAATATCAGTCATAGTTCTCATGCTGGTTTGCAACACATACATTATGGCCAATCAGGGGGCAAATGGCATGTTTGTCATGTCCATCGGTTACAGCATCATCTCCATCGGTAGCATGATTTCCAATGGTGTGGGAATGTCCTACACGGCCATAGGCGGCATGATGATCGGGCAGGGAGACTATCGCGGCGTGAGGTTGTTGTTTGCGCGGGGAATGTTTGTCACTTTGCTGGCGCCGATTTGTTTTAACATTGGAGGACTGTTTTCCCGAAATCTGGCCTCCCTCTTTGGCGCCAATACACCTGAGCTGATAGAACTGACCGGGCATGCCCTGCCCATGATTTGCGTGATGCTGTTTTCTCTTGGGATTGTATCCTCGCTGACGTTTTTGCATGTGGCGCTGGGGCATCGGGTGATTTCCAGCGTGAACAGTCTGATGACACTGGCTACGATTACCGTTTCCTTCATGTTTTTGGATTATATGTTACCGCCGGATCAAATTTGGTGGGCGTTTCCTTTGGCTACGGCGCTAAGCCTGCTGATTATTTTGTCGGACACGATGGCGGTTAGTATGCGTTCACAGGGTAAATTACAGCTGGTTTCGCTGATACCCAAAGATGACCCGGAACGGAAAATGCTTGATATTTCGGTAGAATGTACCGCAAAAGAAGAAACAGCAGCTATTGATTCGTTAATCCGGTTCTTGCGGGAAAACGGCGCAAGCGATTGGGAAAATAGCGTCGTTCACTGTCTGGATGAGCTTATGTTGAACATCTTGAATCATTCTGGCTGTGGCAGTGGCAGTTACATGGATTTGTCAGTGATGCTTCAGGAAGATAAGATTGCGGCTTATTTGCGGAGCGAGGGCAAGCCCTTTGATCCTTTGAAGGTCAAAAAAGACGACCACAAGATAGGCATGACAATTATATTTCACTATTGCAGTAGCTTGGAGTATCGCTATTCGTACAGTCAAAACATTGTGTTGGTAAGCTGGGATATTGTGTCATAA
- a CDS encoding FAD-binding oxidoreductase, whose protein sequence is MSEYRQVGKEDLLAIAGFIDRERLLFGEEINEEYSHDELASKRVYPTLVARVTSTEEVSRLMAYANEHHIAVTPRGAGTGLVGASVAVEQGIMIDTTLMNHILELDEENLTLTVEPGVLLMELKGFVEEKGFYYPPDPGEKSATIGGNISTNAGGMTAVKYGVTRDYVRALEVVLADGTVLQLGGKVVKNSSGYDLKDMVIGSEGTLAFVTKAVLKLLPLPKKTVSLLVPYPTLEQAIGTVPLIIQSKSVPTAIEFMEREVILDAEEYLGRKFPDNQADAYLLLKFDGNTMEEIASYYDDTAQICLDQGAIDILIADTEERSTPVWKTRGAFLEAIKASTSEMDEVDVVVPRNKVNAFVEYVHELRQQLGIRIKSFGHAGDGNLHVYILRDDMPEDKWQEMLDKSMSSMYAKARELRGQVSGEHGIGLAKRPYLKESLPEASLRLMQGIKQVFDPNNILNPHKVCQA, encoded by the coding sequence ATGAGTGAGTACAGGCAGGTAGGAAAAGAAGATTTGCTGGCGATTGCCGGCTTCATAGACAGGGAACGCTTGCTCTTTGGCGAGGAAATAAATGAGGAATACAGCCATGACGAGCTGGCCAGCAAGCGGGTCTATCCTACTTTGGTGGCCAGGGTGACTTCCACAGAGGAAGTGTCAAGGCTTATGGCCTATGCCAACGAGCATCATATTGCAGTTACCCCCCGGGGGGCGGGCACGGGACTGGTGGGTGCTTCCGTGGCAGTAGAGCAGGGCATCATGATAGATACCACCCTGATGAACCATATTTTGGAACTTGACGAAGAAAATCTCACCCTCACGGTGGAGCCGGGAGTGCTGCTCATGGAACTCAAGGGGTTCGTGGAGGAGAAGGGCTTCTACTATCCCCCTGACCCCGGTGAGAAATCTGCCACCATCGGCGGCAATATCAGCACAAATGCTGGTGGCATGACGGCTGTGAAATACGGCGTCACCCGGGATTACGTCCGTGCCCTTGAGGTGGTGCTGGCAGACGGCACAGTCCTGCAGCTGGGGGGCAAGGTGGTGAAGAACAGCTCCGGCTACGACCTGAAGGATATGGTCATTGGCTCCGAGGGCACCCTGGCCTTTGTCACCAAGGCGGTGCTGAAACTGCTGCCCCTGCCCAAGAAGACTGTGAGCCTGCTGGTACCTTATCCCACTTTGGAACAGGCCATCGGCACGGTGCCTCTCATCATCCAGTCCAAGTCCGTGCCCACGGCCATCGAGTTTATGGAAAGGGAAGTAATCCTTGACGCAGAGGAATACTTAGGCCGCAAGTTCCCGGACAATCAGGCGGACGCCTATCTCCTGCTGAAATTCGACGGCAACACCATGGAGGAAATCGCCTCCTATTATGACGATACCGCCCAGATCTGCCTGGACCAGGGGGCTATCGACATCCTCATTGCCGACACTGAGGAGCGCAGCACTCCCGTTTGGAAGACCAGGGGCGCCTTCCTGGAAGCCATCAAGGCTTCCACCAGTGAGATGGACGAAGTTGATGTGGTGGTTCCCAGGAACAAGGTCAACGCCTTCGTGGAATACGTCCATGAACTGCGCCAGCAGCTGGGCATCCGTATCAAGTCCTTCGGCCACGCAGGTGACGGCAACCTCCATGTCTATATCCTCAGAGATGATATGCCGGAGGATAAATGGCAGGAAATGCTGGATAAATCCATGTCCAGCATGTATGCAAAGGCAAGAGAACTCCGGGGTCAGGTCAGCGGCGAGCACGGCATCGGCCTTGCCAAGCGCCCCTATCTGAAAGAATCCCTGCCGGAAGCCAGCCTGAGGCTTATGCAGGGCATCAAGCAGGTCTTCGACCCCAACAACATTTTGAACCCCCACAAGGTCTGCCAGGCGTAA
- a CDS encoding electron transfer flavoprotein subunit alpha/FixB family protein, with amino-acid sequence MGKLVIHQEKIEDIAALVSICPFGAMTASEGKVEIGAACRMCKLCVKKSGGAVEFVEDAPEPAVDKSKWQGIAVYIDHVDGRIHPVSFELLGKARELADKIHQQVFALFMGENIGSGAEELRHYGVDKVFVCDKPVLSQFNIEIYAKVFESFIRQVQPAAILVGATPVGRQLAPRVAARFHTGLTADCTVLDIHENSDLVQIRPAFGGNIMAEILTPNTRPQMATVRYKIMEAPERSKEAQGVIVPLEVKEELSSRIEVLGITKKPREKSIEHADVLVVAGRGVKKKEDLALVEELAEALGGDVACTRPLVEVGWMDPRRQIGLSGRTVRPKLIITCGVSGAIQFVAGMEHSEEIFAINTDPKAAIFKVANYAVVGDIYEILPQLIASIKQGREIA; translated from the coding sequence ATGGGCAAATTGGTAATTCATCAGGAAAAGATTGAAGATATTGCTGCGCTGGTTTCTATCTGTCCCTTTGGTGCCATGACCGCCAGCGAGGGCAAGGTGGAGATAGGCGCTGCCTGCCGCATGTGCAAGCTCTGCGTGAAGAAGAGCGGCGGTGCGGTGGAGTTTGTGGAGGATGCCCCGGAACCCGCTGTAGACAAGAGCAAGTGGCAGGGGATTGCCGTGTATATAGACCATGTGGACGGACGCATCCATCCCGTATCTTTTGAGCTGCTGGGCAAGGCCCGTGAGCTGGCAGACAAGATCCATCAGCAGGTCTTTGCCCTTTTCATGGGAGAGAATATCGGCAGCGGAGCGGAGGAGCTGCGCCATTATGGGGTGGACAAGGTCTTTGTCTGTGACAAGCCTGTACTATCCCAATTCAATATCGAGATTTACGCCAAGGTCTTTGAGAGCTTTATCCGCCAGGTTCAGCCTGCGGCTATCCTGGTGGGTGCTACCCCTGTGGGGAGGCAGCTGGCCCCCAGGGTGGCAGCCCGTTTCCATACGGGGCTCACGGCTGACTGCACGGTGCTGGACATTCATGAGAACAGCGATCTGGTGCAGATTCGCCCGGCCTTCGGCGGCAATATCATGGCTGAGATTCTTACTCCCAATACACGTCCTCAGATGGCCACTGTGCGCTACAAGATCATGGAGGCGCCTGAGCGGTCCAAGGAGGCACAGGGCGTGATTGTGCCTTTGGAGGTGAAGGAGGAGCTTTCCTCCCGCATCGAGGTGCTGGGCATCACCAAGAAGCCCAGGGAAAAGAGCATCGAGCATGCCGATGTGCTGGTAGTGGCAGGGCGAGGTGTCAAGAAGAAGGAAGACCTTGCTCTGGTGGAAGAACTGGCCGAGGCCCTGGGGGGCGATGTGGCCTGTACCCGTCCCCTGGTGGAAGTCGGCTGGATGGACCCGCGCCGCCAGATTGGCCTTTCGGGCCGCACGGTGCGTCCCAAGCTCATCATCACCTGCGGTGTCTCCGGTGCCATCCAGTTCGTGGCTGGCATGGAGCACTCCGAAGAAATCTTTGCCATCAATACCGACCCCAAGGCGGCCATTTTCAAGGTGGCAAACTATGCCGTGGTGGGAGATATCTATGAGATTCTGCCGCAGCTTATTGCCAGCATCAAGCAGGGGAGGGAAATCGCATGA
- a CDS encoding electron transfer flavoprotein subunit beta/FixA family protein: protein MDILVCIKQVPGSNKVEVDPVTGVLKRNGADAKMNPYDLFALETGLRLKEQYGGSLSVLTMGPPPAKSIIYEAFAMGADKGCLITDRKFGGADVLATSYTLSQGIKRFGKFDLIICGLQTTDGDTAQVGPEVSEQLGIPCVCNVKAVKGVEDGAVMVDMEMSEDVESLKVAFPCLLTVQKDIYEPRLPSYKKGKETANREIVTYTLNDMEDKDEHHYGLNGSPTQVQRIFPPEIHKARETWEGTGEELARKIYQHLKSHKYIA, encoded by the coding sequence ATGGATATTTTAGTTTGTATCAAGCAGGTACCAGGTTCTAATAAAGTTGAAGTGGACCCGGTGACGGGGGTGCTCAAGCGCAATGGCGCGGATGCCAAGATGAATCCTTACGACTTATTTGCCTTGGAGACAGGGCTGCGGCTGAAGGAGCAGTATGGGGGCAGCCTGAGCGTCCTTACCATGGGTCCGCCTCCTGCCAAGTCCATCATATACGAGGCCTTTGCCATGGGGGCTGACAAGGGCTGCCTGATCACCGACAGGAAATTTGGCGGGGCAGATGTGCTGGCCACCAGCTATACCCTATCCCAGGGCATCAAGCGCTTTGGCAAGTTTGACCTGATTATCTGCGGCCTTCAGACCACTGATGGGGACACTGCCCAGGTAGGGCCGGAGGTGTCCGAGCAGCTGGGCATTCCCTGCGTCTGCAATGTGAAGGCGGTGAAGGGAGTAGAGGATGGCGCCGTCATGGTAGACATGGAGATGTCTGAGGATGTGGAGTCCCTGAAGGTTGCCTTCCCCTGCTTGCTGACGGTGCAGAAGGATATATATGAACCGCGGCTGCCTTCGTATAAGAAGGGCAAGGAGACTGCCAATAGAGAGATAGTTACCTATACGCTGAATGATATGGAAGACAAGGACGAGCACCACTATGGGTTGAACGGTTCTCCCACCCAGGTGCAGAGGATTTTTCCGCCGGAGATACACAAGGCGCGGGAGACTTGGGAGGGCACCGGCGAGGAGCTGGCACGGAAGATATATCAGCATTTGAAGAGTCACAAGTATATAGCGTGA
- a CDS encoding glycosyltransferase family protein, whose translation MGEIGARKLDEKKIAFITCVNSEEWYSECLLYLQHLDLPEGFTAEYLPQRGAASMCAGYNAGQRASDAKYKVYLHQDTLVVNKKLVADLLSLFAHPEIGLVGVIGCRSLPSTGVWWDGLRTYGRVLHACEPESVVDSHCREPEGLYQDLQAVDGLFLATQYDIPWREDLFTGWHMYDTSMCMEMQRAGYKVVVPNQEQDFWCIHCPKEKPLASSYKGYRKIFVKEYGEELCPEV comes from the coding sequence ATGGGAGAGATAGGGGCGAGAAAGCTGGATGAGAAGAAAATAGCCTTTATCACCTGCGTCAACAGCGAGGAGTGGTACAGCGAGTGCCTGCTGTATTTGCAGCACCTTGACCTGCCGGAGGGGTTCACGGCAGAATACCTGCCCCAGCGGGGGGCGGCGTCCATGTGTGCGGGATATAATGCGGGACAGCGGGCCAGCGATGCGAAGTACAAGGTCTATCTACATCAGGATACACTGGTGGTGAACAAGAAGCTGGTGGCAGACTTGCTCAGCCTGTTCGCCCACCCGGAAATCGGCTTGGTGGGGGTCATCGGATGCAGGAGCCTGCCTTCCACTGGGGTCTGGTGGGACGGACTGCGCACCTATGGCCGGGTGCTCCACGCCTGTGAGCCGGAAAGTGTGGTGGACTCTCACTGCCGGGAGCCGGAGGGGCTTTATCAGGACTTGCAGGCGGTGGACGGCCTGTTCCTGGCAACTCAGTATGACATACCCTGGCGGGAAGACCTCTTTACCGGCTGGCACATGTATGACACTTCCATGTGCATGGAAATGCAGCGGGCAGGGTACAAAGTGGTGGTGCCAAATCAGGAGCAGGACTTCTGGTGCATCCACTGCCCCAAGGAAAAGCCCCTGGCTTCTTCCTACAAGGGCTACCGCAAAATCTTTGTCAAGGAGTACGGGGAGGAGCTTTGCCCGGAGGTTTAG
- a CDS encoding class I SAM-dependent methyltransferase: MPEKIEPELLYFLQPSALPVTILVVESVSYLPKLREMFPSARLLAVADEEDALDELPSGLDVEFHCMDYLSERLPFPLQSLDYIISDLTLERAGNPQDIAAGFSTYLKETGAFLTSFRNIRHWSVLEELRDGHYYQVVSRLFARPEFERLLYASFYKNVHCHGQKRQAPAGVLEGLLAAGFENVGDDLETEYWLVRADRSMPEMALLKSMYTAEDRKQLSRLLHRIEYEVELTESCREFWDLWQELKLFSDYAGEFIHEAVFHPEAFFANLRFGSETLGDKVEERLELIGEMEAWER; encoded by the coding sequence ATGCCTGAAAAAATAGAGCCGGAACTTTTATATTTCCTGCAGCCGTCAGCCTTGCCAGTTACAATCCTGGTAGTTGAGAGCGTCAGTTACCTCCCAAAGCTGCGAGAAATGTTTCCTTCTGCCAGGCTCTTGGCCGTAGCCGATGAGGAAGATGCTCTTGATGAGCTGCCGTCTGGTTTGGATGTTGAGTTCCATTGCATGGACTACCTCTCTGAGCGGCTGCCATTTCCACTTCAGTCTTTGGATTACATCATCTCCGACCTCACCTTGGAGCGGGCTGGCAATCCTCAGGACATAGCGGCGGGGTTCTCAACATATCTCAAGGAAACGGGGGCTTTTCTCACCAGTTTCCGCAATATCCGCCATTGGTCTGTGCTTGAGGAACTTAGGGATGGGCACTATTATCAGGTGGTGTCCCGTCTCTTTGCCCGGCCGGAGTTTGAGCGGCTGCTTTATGCTTCTTTTTACAAGAATGTCCATTGCCACGGGCAGAAGCGGCAGGCTCCTGCGGGGGTGCTGGAGGGACTTCTGGCGGCCGGCTTTGAGAATGTGGGGGACGATCTGGAAACGGAATACTGGCTGGTCAGGGCTGACCGCTCCATGCCGGAGATGGCGCTTTTGAAGTCCATGTATACCGCAGAGGACAGGAAGCAGCTCAGCCGCCTGCTGCACAGGATTGAATATGAGGTGGAACTGACAGAATCCTGCCGGGAATTCTGGGACTTGTGGCAGGAGCTGAAGCTTTTTTCAGATTATGCGGGGGAATTCATCCACGAAGCCGTGTTTCACCCTGAAGCGTTCTTTGCGAACTTGCGCTTTGGGTCGGAAACTTTGGGGGATAAGGTAGAGGAACGTCTTGAACTCATAGGGGAGATGGAAGCATGGGAGAGATAG